The Apium graveolens cultivar Ventura chromosome 10, ASM990537v1, whole genome shotgun sequence nucleotide sequence GAGGTTGTTACCTTTAAATCATAGCCATTAGTTCTGAGAGCGGAGGACactggctggagtggatgctttacacgtgtcagtaCGGGGCTGGttgaggaatgttctgaggatattctgacacgtgccctgattattcccatgattgatgaGTGATAGTTGTCCCTATCATGTGCTTGGACAAGTGTCTCACGTGTTGGGATTTCCCATGGTTGGAATTGCGGGATTGGGCCAGTCAGGACTGGGAGTGCGCGGGACCGGTCTGGGTAAGGAGTCCTGGACTAGTCCTTTATGGAGTTAGGAGTCCAGGAGTCCAAAACTAAGTTCTTGCAGGAGCTAGATGTACTATCACTTACTTTCAAAGTTCAAGTGATGTTCTCATACTCCGTATATGTGTTCATCTGATCAGTCACTTGTAATTTATTTTTTGTGATATTCTAAAAGCATGCATTTAAGTGACTCTTATTATTTGTACTGTGATATTTTGCAGGGAACTACAGAATGAAAGTAAATATCTTACGTATCTTTAGCTGCTTTTTTCTCTTCAGTCTTAAGGAATTTGCAGATAAATGAGAACATATGTTCTTAATTTGTTTTTTATGGTTTATTGATTAGATGATTACCTGAAGACGGAGCTTATTATATATTGCCACTGTATTTAGTTAATTTTACGTGCAAGCTAGGAAATGTGTTTGCTTTAATCTAGATTTGAATGAGAATTGTATAGCTCTCAGCTCTGGCTAAATCTCTGCAGTGATCTTTTAGTAACTATGCTTTTGAATGGTAAGATTACTTTAATATGCTTGAACTGAACTCACACAAGAAATTAACAAAAGAAACAACTACTAGCAATACTTGATAATAAAACTAATTGATAATAACTTCAGCTACAGATCATAACTATTACTGATAGACTAAGAACTTCGAGTGTCTTAGAAACTCCTACTCTCCCTAAACCGGGATTACAAAATTCTATTCAGCTGTTCCTTTTCTCTCCCTTATCTCCTCTTATATTTTGCATTCTTTTCTCAGCCACTATTGCCCCTCCTTTGTAGTTGTATTCCCTTTTCTACCCTTATGTTGTTTCCTGGCATATGTTATCAGTGTTGGAGGTCTGGCCTCTATAGGTGGGGTCATTGCATTACCCGCCACCCAAAGAGCCACCTTGTCCTCAAGGTGGAAGTCTGGAAAATGCTGCTGCATATGGTCCAAATCTTCCCACGTGGCTTCGAAGTCTGGCAGATTCCTCCACTTGATAAGAACTTTCGTGCAAACAGATTGCCCTGTAGTGTGATTGCGGACATCAAGCAAAGTCTCGGGTTCCACTACCATCTCCAGTTCTGATGTTAATTGTGCCGGTAAGGTTGGACTAGCATGAGCAATGCCGATTGCCCTTTTAAGCTGAGACACGTGGAAAACAGGATGAATTTTACAATCACTTGGAAGATCTAGGTGATTAGCCACCATCCCGACCCTTTTCAGTACTGAATAAGGCCCATAGTAACGTGTTGCAAGTTTTTCAAACGGTCTTCGAGCCAAAGATTTTTGCCTATATGGCTGGAGTTTCAAATACACTTTCTCTCCCACTGTAAACACTTCATCACGTCTATGTCCATCCTCAACTGCTTTCATTTTCTGTTGAGCTCATAAGAGTGTGAATTTTAACTCATCTAAAATAGCATCTCTTTCCTTCAATATTTCCTCTAAACTATCTACCGGAGTGTGTCCAGACCCTAGCCTCAACAGA carries:
- the LOC141690632 gene encoding uncharacterized protein LOC141690632; translated protein: MWAQWIPWAKFWYNTTPHMAINMTPFKALYGRDPPHLLRLGSGHTPKMKAVEDGHRRDEVFTVGEKVYLKLQPYRQKSLARRPFEKLATRYYGPYSVLKRVGMVANHLDLPSDCKIHPVFHVSQLKRAIGIAHASPTLPAQLTSELEMVVEPETLLDVRNHTTGQSVCTKVLIKWRNLPDFEATWEDLDHMQQHFPDFHLEDKVALWVAGNAMTPPIEARPPTLITYARKQHKGRKGNTTTKEGQ